Proteins from a single region of Dissulfurirhabdus thermomarina:
- a CDS encoding cation:proton antiporter has protein sequence MLSQHLILSLLEILAAAWLLGAIFQRFGLPVMLGELLAGVVLGPALLGAVSASEPLEFLAELGIFFAMFHAGMEMDPKLLLRHFWPSLLVAAGGFLLPFGLGYLVSRWFGGTVFQSLFVGMGLSVTAIAVQAVILQDLGIHRTRVGHVIIGAAIADDVFSLVTLSILIGLAEAGTFQWQALGLVLLKVAAFFGFTALAGELLVPRVARRLTDQGGKAFTFAIVSALVMAELAELAGLHLVIGAFLAGQFVRKEIMDEGIVALIGDRFFAISYGFLTPVFFASLAFHLHFEASWSFALFTGAILIAAVAGKFLGSGAGALAAGLDRHQAAVVGFGMNGRGAVELVVASVVLEVSRRLLAEGRIAEPLLTAPQFSGLVLMAFVTTFLAPLTLKWAARRGRTGA, from the coding sequence GTGCTCTCGCAGCACCTCATCCTGAGCCTCCTCGAGATCCTGGCCGCGGCCTGGCTCCTGGGGGCGATCTTCCAGCGCTTCGGGCTCCCGGTGATGCTCGGGGAGCTGCTGGCCGGGGTGGTGCTCGGCCCGGCGCTCCTCGGGGCCGTCTCCGCCTCGGAGCCCCTCGAATTCCTGGCGGAGCTGGGCATCTTCTTCGCCATGTTCCACGCGGGCATGGAGATGGACCCCAAGCTGCTCCTCCGGCACTTCTGGCCCTCGCTCCTGGTGGCGGCGGGCGGTTTCCTCCTCCCCTTCGGCCTGGGCTACCTCGTCTCCCGGTGGTTCGGGGGCACCGTGTTCCAGTCGCTCTTCGTGGGGATGGGGCTGTCGGTGACGGCCATCGCCGTCCAGGCCGTCATCCTCCAGGACCTCGGGATCCACCGGACGCGGGTGGGCCACGTCATCATCGGGGCCGCCATCGCCGACGACGTCTTCTCCCTGGTGACCCTGTCGATCCTTATCGGCCTCGCCGAGGCGGGGACCTTCCAGTGGCAGGCCCTGGGCCTCGTGCTCCTCAAGGTGGCGGCCTTCTTCGGGTTCACCGCCCTGGCGGGGGAGCTCCTCGTCCCGCGGGTCGCCCGGCGGCTCACGGACCAGGGCGGCAAGGCCTTCACCTTCGCCATCGTCTCCGCCCTGGTCATGGCGGAGCTGGCGGAGCTGGCGGGCCTCCACCTCGTCATCGGGGCCTTTCTCGCCGGGCAGTTCGTCCGGAAGGAGATCATGGACGAGGGGATCGTGGCTCTCATCGGCGACCGCTTCTTCGCCATCAGCTACGGCTTCCTCACCCCGGTCTTCTTCGCCTCGCTGGCCTTTCACCTCCATTTCGAGGCCTCCTGGTCCTTCGCCCTCTTCACCGGCGCCATCCTCATCGCCGCCGTGGCGGGCAAGTTCCTCGGCAGCGGGGCCGGCGCCCTCGCCGCCGGCCTCGACCGGCACCAGGCCGCCGTGGTGGGCTTCGGGATGAACGGCCGGGGCGCCGTGGAGCTGGTGGTGGCCTCGGTGGTGCTGGAGGTGAGCCGGCGGCTCCTCGCCGAGGGCCGGATCGCCGAGCCGCTCCTCACCGCGCCCCAGTTCTCCGGTCTGGTCCTCATGGCCTTCGTCACCACCTTCCTTGCCCCGCTCACCTTGAAGTGGGCCGCCCGCCGGGGGCGTACCGGGGCCTGA
- a CDS encoding haloacid dehalogenase-like hydrolase codes for MSQLNIDCEGPITQNDNAFELCEALIPGGGDFFARVSRYDDYLADVERRPGYKAGDTLKLVLPFLAAFGATRAAMEDFSRRTLALLPGAREMLARLAAELPTFIVSTSYRPYLDALCAATGFPPENVYCTEVDPDACPVPPAEKGRLSALAAEIAAMPLLSWPDGAARPEDLPPGMGAVVRRLDEIFWEEIPAMAAGRILEGVNPVGGPEKARAVADSLRRTGNPVSGVTYVGDSITDVEALRLVEEGGGAGISFNGNAYAVRAAGWACTSGHAGIVAALVRLSAAAGREALEALPWPEGGAPLEGAALLGALEAAGVPADLLAPLRDPPGGLPPRLWRLDDGIRPRVIPESERVRRAVRGLAVGALG; via the coding sequence ATGTCCCAGCTCAACATCGACTGCGAGGGTCCCATCACCCAGAACGACAACGCCTTCGAGCTGTGCGAGGCGCTGATCCCCGGGGGCGGTGACTTTTTCGCCCGGGTCAGCCGCTACGACGACTACCTGGCCGACGTGGAACGGCGGCCGGGGTACAAGGCCGGCGACACCCTGAAGCTGGTCCTTCCCTTCCTCGCCGCCTTCGGCGCCACCCGGGCCGCCATGGAGGACTTCTCGCGCCGGACGCTGGCGCTCCTTCCCGGGGCGCGGGAGATGCTCGCCCGCCTGGCGGCGGAGCTGCCCACCTTCATCGTCAGCACGAGCTACCGGCCCTACCTCGACGCCCTGTGCGCCGCCACGGGCTTTCCGCCGGAGAACGTCTACTGCACCGAGGTGGACCCGGACGCGTGCCCGGTCCCGCCGGCGGAGAAGGGGCGCCTTTCGGCCCTGGCCGCCGAGATCGCCGCCATGCCGCTCCTTTCCTGGCCCGACGGCGCCGCCCGGCCGGAGGATCTCCCGCCGGGGATGGGGGCCGTCGTCCGGCGGCTCGACGAGATCTTCTGGGAGGAGATCCCGGCCATGGCGGCGGGCCGGATCCTCGAGGGAGTGAACCCGGTGGGCGGGCCCGAGAAGGCCCGGGCCGTGGCGGACAGCCTCCGGCGGACCGGGAACCCGGTCTCCGGCGTGACCTACGTGGGCGACAGCATCACCGACGTCGAGGCCCTGCGCCTGGTGGAGGAGGGCGGCGGCGCGGGGATCTCCTTCAACGGGAACGCCTACGCCGTGCGGGCCGCGGGTTGGGCCTGCACCTCCGGGCATGCCGGGATCGTGGCGGCCCTGGTGCGCCTTTCGGCCGCCGCCGGCCGGGAGGCCCTCGAGGCCCTTCCCTGGCCCGAGGGAGGGGCGCCCCTGGAGGGGGCCGCCTTGCTGGGGGCCCTGGAGGCGGCCGGGGTCCCGGCGGATCTTCTCGCGCCGCTCCGGGATCCCCCGGGCGGTCTGCCCCCCCGGCTCTGGCGCCTCGACGACGGGATCCGGCCACGGGTCATCCCCGAGAGCGAGCGGGTCCGCCGGGCGGTCCGGGGACTCGCCGTGGGCGCCCTGGGCTAG
- a CDS encoding putative metal-binding motif-containing protein translates to MRRFLSLLGVLSLAACFAAVPVHAGKPVDNDKDGYTTKDDCNDNDPLINPGATEVCDGVDNNCDGVIDEGCSPTSGRDVIVIATNDLGMHCACPGAETFLLLPPFNTLRAQVFERGDRDPVVLADPAD, encoded by the coding sequence ATGCGAAGATTTCTTTCACTACTGGGAGTTTTGAGCCTCGCGGCCTGTTTCGCGGCCGTCCCCGTCCACGCCGGAAAGCCCGTGGACAACGACAAGGACGGCTACACCACCAAGGATGACTGCAACGACAACGATCCCCTCATCAACCCCGGCGCCACGGAGGTCTGCGACGGGGTGGACAACAACTGCGACGGCGTGATCGACGAGGGCTGCAGCCCGACCTCCGGCCGCGACGTCATCGTGATCGCCACCAACGACCTCGGCATGCACTGTGCCTGCCCCGGGGCCGAGACCTTCCTGCTGCTGCCGCCCTTCAACACCCTGAGGGCCCAGGTCTTCGAGCGGGGCGACCGGGATCCCGTGGTCCTCGCCGACCCGGCGGACA